The DNA segment ACGTCACCGTGGTGAACCAGAACTGGAACCGCGACCCCGGATCGAATGCCTGGGTAACGATCACCGCCAACAGGGCGAACAGCGCAACGATGTTGGCGTACGGGAAGAACCACGCGCGGAACGCGCTCGGGTCCACCGGCTCATGCCGGGTTTTCCAGCGCATGGCCAAGTGGGCAATGATGATGAAGATCCACACGATCATCACGAACGTACCGCTGCTTTTGGCCAGGGTCATGAACAGGTCACCACCGCTGACGAAGTGAACGGTCAGGATCAACAAGCAGATACTCAAGCTGAGCAACAACGCGTTCAGCGGCACCCCTTTGGAGGTAGTGCGCGAGAACAACTTCGGCGCATGGCCACGCTGGCTCAGCGAGAACAGCATGCGCGAGTTGGAGAACATGAACGAGTTCATCACCGACATGAACGAGACGAACAACACGATCTTCATCGCCACCGCGGCACCGCTGAAGCCAGCCAGGGTGAACAACGAGACATACGGTGAGGCCAGGTTGGCGGTGTCGGTCCATGGCAGGCACAGGATCAGGATAGACACGGAGCCCACATAGAACAGCATCACCCGCAGGATCACGCTCTTGATCGCGCGAATGACGTTCTTGCGAGGATTTTCCGATTCACCGGCCGCCACGGCGGCGATTTCACTGCCGCCCAGCGAGAAGATCACCACCACCACACCTGCCATGACTGGCGACAGGCCATTGGGCATGAAGCCGTCGTGAGCAGTCAGGTTGACCCAGCCAGGGGAGGGGATGTCGCTGTGCAGACCAAGCAGGATCGAGATGCCCAGCGCCATGAAGATGACAATTGTGGCCACCTTCATCGCCGCCAGCCAGTACTCCACTTCGGCGAAGGATCTGACCGAGTAGGCGTTACTCGCCATCAGTGTCACGAGCATGATGAAAGCGCCTGCCCAGATCGGTAGCCCAGGCAGGAAATCATTCAGGATTGCGCCTAGTAGCACTGCTTCCAAGGTGATGGTCAACATCGACTTGAACCAGTACAACCAGCCGACAGCAAAGCCTGCCCATTCACCGAGGTAGGTGTTGGCGTAGGTGGAGAACGAGCCGGCATCTGGGTTGCGACAGGCCATCTCGCCCAGCATGAACATCACCAAGGTGACCACTATGCCGCCGATGAAGTACGACAGAATCGCGGCAGGCCCGGCCGAGGCAATCAGTTTGCCCGAGCCCATGAACAGCCCCGCGCCGATCACCCCGCCCAGCGCGATCATGGTGATATGCCGTTGTTTGAGGCTTTGCTTCAGACTGTTGGAATGCATTTCCTTGTCCTCTCTTATTATTCGGGAGGAGTCGGCGACAGTTGCGCAGCGCACCCAATCGGTGTCGCCCGCAGAGACTGTCGCCCCCCAACGCAAGCATCGTCGTGCGCCTGCGTCCACGCCCTGTAGCCTTTCTTTAGGCAATGGCTATCAGGCTGGCCACCTTGGACAAGGCTGGCGTGCATCTCAAGCGAATTCTGCGCACAACATCCTGCGAATTTTTCTTGAGGGCGGTGCTTGCAAAGCGGCGGCGACAGTCGATCCAGCTAGGGGAACTTGATCGGGTAGTTCGATCAGGCAATTGCCATTGCCATCGTATTGACGGCTGCCTGCCAGGCTTGTCGGCGCTATTCTTAAACCTCGAACCATCGAGGTATCTATCATGAACAGGTTGCTGCTAGGGCTAGCAATAACGCTGGTTGCTGGCTGTCAGACGCCGATGCCCGTCGCCAATCCGCAGATGGCCTGGGTCGATTTCTCGACGCCATTTCCCAACGACAGAGTGCTGATGGCCGAACGCTTGGATAAACAGCGCCTGCGCGATGGGCGGTTTTTTCAAGTGACCCCGGGTCGTCATGAACTGGTGGTCAGGTTCGATTACGAAGTCAACGGTGGCGCAGGCATCAGCCTGATGGGTGGCACCACGGTTCGCCAATGCTACCTGACCGTCAACTACCCGCATTTCCAGGCGGGCCAACGCTATGTTCTTGAGGCGCGCTCGATGGCACTGACGCCGGAAGCGCGGTTGTACGATGCCAAGGGCGAGGTGGTTGCAGAGGTTAGCGAGTTTTATTGCTTGATGTGATGCCTGCCGGCAGAGCGCTGGCAAACCAGGTCTTTGCCAAGCGCTGCAGTTCACCGTTAGCTTGCTCAGCCACCTTTCATGCGCCGTGCCATCAGAAATATCCCAAGGCCTATCAACGCGGTAACAGCACCGATGTAGCCAGTACTTGTCCACCCTAAACCGGCCGTGATCGCCATACCGCCAAGCCAGGGGCCGAGTGCATTGGCCAGGTTGAAGGCAGCGTGGTTGGACGCAGCAGCCAGGCTTGGAGCCTCGTGTGCAATGTCCATCAGGCGAATCTGCAACGGCGCGGCCAATGCGATCATCGTACCGACCAGCCCAATCCCGAAAAGGATCGACCAAAGCGAGTTAGCTGCGACGGTAAAGAACAGCAGCACGGCGATCGACCACACCAGGACGTATCCCACCGCGCGAAACTGGAATCGGTCGAATAGCTTGCCGCCTGCGATGTTGCCAATGATGCCGCCGATCCCGAATGCTGCCAGGCCGAATGGAATCCACTCGGGAGAAACTTTGGTCACCTCGAGCATCGTTGGCGCCAAGTAGCTGAAAACGGTGAACATGCCCGCAAAGCCAATGGACGCTATCGCAAGTGCCATCCAGACTTGCGGAAGACGAAACGCCTGAAGCTCCTTGCGCGGATCACTCCGGACTTCATCCTGAGGCTGAGGTACCAAGCGCCAGATCAGGGCAACGGTGCAAACGGCGATGGCCCCAACCAGCACGAATGCCGAGCGCCAGCCGAATAATTGACCAAGGAACGTGGCGACTGGATTGCCTAGGAGCATGGCGAGGGTCAACCCCATCATTACCCTGGCGACGGCGCCAGCGCGTTGGTTGGTCGGCACTATGCTTGAGGCCACCACCGCGGCGATACCGAAGTACGCGCCATGAGGCAGGCCACTGATGAAACGGAACGTGACCAGCCCACCGAAGGATGGCGCAAAGGCTGTGGCAAGGTTGCCGATAGCGTAGAGCGCCATTAGCAGGAGCAGCATGTGTTTGCGCAGAAGTTTGGCGCCCAGTATCGCGAGCACAGGTGCCCCAACCATTACGCCCAGAGCATAGGCACTGATCGCATGACCAACTTGAGGCTCACTCAGCTGCAAGTTCCGGGCAATTTCGGGCATCAGGCCCATGATGGCAAACTCGCCGGTGCCGATTGCAAAACTCCCCAGAGCCATTGCCGCTTCCATCTTGGCAGCAGTGCTTCTGGCGGGCAGGGCAGGTGGCACTTGATGAACAGACATCTAAATCCTTAGCGAAACACGCTGAAGCGTTAAAGCTGCAGATGGTAGACAATACGCCATAGTCGCGTCGAGGGTAGTCGTCGCTGATTCTTTGAAGGCAGTATGCTTTTGCTGTGTATCAGCGTAGATAGAATGGCGACGGTGGCATCGAGGTTGACAATGTTATCCATGGGCTAATGGCCCAAGGCTTCGACAAGAGGACGTTATGGAGCGCCAACCCCCTGGCCCTATGCATGGCATGGATGTTCCGGCATCACACAATCAAGGCCATGCCTTTGCAACGGATGCATCAGAGCGTTTGCAGTTGGCACTCGATGCTGGCGC comes from the Pseudomonas urmiensis genome and includes:
- a CDS encoding amino acid permease, encoding MHSNSLKQSLKQRHITMIALGGVIGAGLFMGSGKLIASAGPAAILSYFIGGIVVTLVMFMLGEMACRNPDAGSFSTYANTYLGEWAGFAVGWLYWFKSMLTITLEAVLLGAILNDFLPGLPIWAGAFIMLVTLMASNAYSVRSFAEVEYWLAAMKVATIVIFMALGISILLGLHSDIPSPGWVNLTAHDGFMPNGLSPVMAGVVVVIFSLGGSEIAAVAAGESENPRKNVIRAIKSVILRVMLFYVGSVSILILCLPWTDTANLASPYVSLFTLAGFSGAAVAMKIVLFVSFMSVMNSFMFSNSRMLFSLSQRGHAPKLFSRTTSKGVPLNALLLSLSICLLILTVHFVSGGDLFMTLAKSSGTFVMIVWIFIIIAHLAMRWKTRHEPVDPSAFRAWFFPYANIVALFALLAVIVTQAFDPGSRFQFWFTTVTSLIVVAAYFVMRGRLAGKSVGYAGS
- a CDS encoding MFS transporter; translated protein: MSVHQVPPALPARSTAAKMEAAMALGSFAIGTGEFAIMGLMPEIARNLQLSEPQVGHAISAYALGVMVGAPVLAILGAKLLRKHMLLLLMALYAIGNLATAFAPSFGGLVTFRFISGLPHGAYFGIAAVVASSIVPTNQRAGAVARVMMGLTLAMLLGNPVATFLGQLFGWRSAFVLVGAIAVCTVALIWRLVPQPQDEVRSDPRKELQAFRLPQVWMALAIASIGFAGMFTVFSYLAPTMLEVTKVSPEWIPFGLAAFGIGGIIGNIAGGKLFDRFQFRAVGYVLVWSIAVLLFFTVAANSLWSILFGIGLVGTMIALAAPLQIRLMDIAHEAPSLAAASNHAAFNLANALGPWLGGMAITAGLGWTSTGYIGAVTALIGLGIFLMARRMKGG